A single genomic interval of Zingiber officinale cultivar Zhangliang chromosome 4A, Zo_v1.1, whole genome shotgun sequence harbors:
- the LOC121972094 gene encoding uncharacterized protein LOC121972094 translates to MNSQVSMALPSPHLLRLIVSCRKIAVEVTSPRTSTIVAMASSDEPEFLVQNHARNSRFPRTRISWDARVAARVGEKLALRLRDLGVSSVEIDLGEELSRPAHFRRPAASLLGSVARAGVHVAGFDKLHYP, encoded by the coding sequence ATGAACTCTCAGGTCTCGATGGCGTTGCCCTCGCCGCATCTGCTGAGGTTGATCGTGAGCTGCCGTAAGATTGCGGTGGAGGTCACCTCTCCCCGGACCTCCACCATCGTCGCCATGGCGTCCTCCGACGAGCCGGAGTTTTTGGTCCAGAATCACGCCCGGAACAGCCGTTTCCCCCGCACTCGGATCTCCTGGGACGCCCGCGTCGCCGCTCGGGTCGGCGAGAAGCTAGCCCTCCGCCTCCGCGACCTCGGCGTGTCCTCCGTAGAGATCGACCTCGGCGAGGAGCTCTCCCGACCGGCGCACTTCCGCCGCCCCGCTGCCTCTCTCCTTGGTTCCGTAGCACGCGCCGGCGTCCACGTCGCCGGATTCGACAAACTACATTACCCCTAG